ATATAATGCTTGGGAGGACAGTTCGCAACCTATTAGCTAACATTTTCATAAAAATTTTGTTGACGAAAATGGACATGCTAATAGGTCAAAAATTCGCAAATGTAGCTGGATTTGGCTTCTTTGGAATCAAAACAATCAACGTACTAGCAATGCCCTTCGGGATCGAGGTCCCAGCCAAAAAATCTCTGGCAGCTGCCAAGACATCAGGGGCCACAGTATCCCAGCAATATTGGAAGAAAGCACCAGTATAACCATTTGTGCCCGGGGCACTGTCCTTATCGAGATTGAAAACAACCCCTTTTAGCTCATCCATTGTGATCTCCCTTAGTAAATCCGCATTCTGGTTCTCTGATACAATCTCCAGTATTTGGAGTAGCAATTCATCTACACCCCTGACCTCCTCCGCAGTCAAGAGCCGCTGAAAAAAGTTAACCGCTTCTTATGCAATTCGCTCCTCATCTTCAACCCATGCCCCCCCTCATCTTTAATGCGGTGTACAGCCAGTTTCGAACGTTTATCCCGAACTGAAGCATGGAAGAACCGTGTATTACAGTCACCATTCTTTAGCCATCTTAAGCGTGCATTTTGGCACCAGTAGTCCTCTTGAATATGTAGGCTGTGCAACAGGAGGGCTTGCACACGGTGGAGATCAGACCTCATCTCATCCATTGGGTTTGCCTCATACAGGACTTCCTTTTGCTGAACCTCTATCTCGCGTTGCCAAGCGATTTGAAAGATATCTCCAAAACAGTGTTTGTTCCATTGTCTTAAGCATGCTTTTAGTTGCTTGAGTTTGAAGGCTAACCGGTACATGCCATATCCTTGTGTCGGCAATTCCCAATTACTCTGCACCACCGATAGGAAATCAGGGTCCGAGATCCAAAAAGTTTGAAACTTAAAGGATTTCGGAACACTTGAATTAGCGGGCTGCAGGGTCACTAGAAGCGGGGAGTGGTCTGAAGTGGCACGATTAAGATGCTGGACAGAAGTGTTTGGCAAGAAACTGAGCCACTGGTGATTGGCTAATACCCTATCCAATCGTTTCCAGATTCTAGCACCTGCTCCAATACCCGACCATGTGTAAGGACTGCCAGAGTAAGGAAGCTCCTGGAGATGGCAATCAAAAATTGCCGTATTAAAGTCAGAGATTGCCCTAAGATCCTGGGCTGCCCTCCCCGTATATTCTGCCACATACTGATAACATTGAAATCCCCACCCACTAACCACAGCCTTGTGATTGATCCAGCGATAGAACTCAGCTCGGACCATAGGGTTCGCCTATCGGCCCTAGTACACTTGGCATATATAAATGATGCATTGACAGTCTCCGTCCAGGAATCATGTCCTGCCATAACATGAAGGATTTGGTCCGAGTTATATAATACATTAAAATGAAAACCAGCACGCCAAAGCACCCAGATCTTATTTGATCAGTTAAACAAGCAAAGATCAAAAGACAACTTCACACGCAAGACCTCTATATTAGACGTCTCTACCATAGGCTCCAGTAGAACTAAGATTGCTATATTATGGAGTCGAAGTAAGGCTTACAAGCGACGTACAGAAGATCTGTTCGTTGCTCCCCTAATGTTTCAAATTAGAAGATTATTTATTAGAGAAAGGGTGAGAATGTACCTCAATGGCTTTAGAAGCTTGCCGTGTCAGAATCTACCGAAGCAGTGGGACATGTACCCTCCGCTTTCTCGTCTTCCGTGATAGAACCATGGTGAAACCGTCCGCACTATGCTCAACCATTGGCTGGGCCAGTTACGATCCCAAGGCGTTGGTGAACTGTTGTAAGGGGCTAACCAGCGCCGCTCTACCAGGCGCAAGTCCATCAGGCAGCTCCTCTCCATCCGAAAGAGATCCATGGGTGGGCGCCTTCTCCTACTCGTTCAAATGGAGTTGCGTATCGTCGCAGATGCTGCCTAGAGCTGGCGGGATCTCAGTAATCTCCATAAGTGCACTCCCTTGTGACGACAAAGTAGCCTTCTCGCGTGGGACAGAAGCCTCCCTCTACTGTTGCGTCGGACCAGTGCTATCGTACTGGACAGCAGCCTCCCGCATCTCCTCCTGGGGTTTAGTAATAGGTTCCCCACCACCCAGCCTGTGGTCACGAAGCTCAGTCATGGCAGCCTCCTTTCGCTGTGGAGCAGAGGCAATACGCGACGGGCCAGTGCTATCGCACGATTCAGCAGCCTCCCGCTTCTCCTCTTGGGCAGCAATGGGCTCCGTACCACACAGCCCTTGGTCTTGCTGTTCAGCCATGGCAGCCTCCTCCTTTCACTTTGGAGCTGGGGCAATACGTGGCGCGCCACCACGCTCTCGTTTGTCACGCCAGCAGGTTGCGTTAGAGTGGCCCTGCCTATTGCAAACTGAGAAATACAGAGGCAGGTTTTCGTAAGTCACCTACTGCCAGAAACCCTGCCTGCCTGCTCCAATCCACACGCAGTTAGGCAGCTCCTGTGAGACGTCGATATCAATGCAAATGTTGGAATGTGtatgaattatttgccatgtggataatttgcctGAAATTGGATT
Above is a genomic segment from Coffea eugenioides isolate CCC68of chromosome 5, Ceug_1.0, whole genome shotgun sequence containing:
- the LOC113771332 gene encoding uncharacterized protein LOC113771332, producing the protein MVRAEFYRWINHKAVVSGWGFQCYQYVAEYTGRAAQDLRAISDFNTAIFDCHLQELPYSGSPYTWSGIGAGARIWKRLDRVLANHQWLSFLPNTSVQHLNRATSDHSPLLVTLQPANSSVPKSFKFQTFWISDPDFLSVVQSNWELPTQGYGMYRLAFKLKQLKACLRQWNKHCFGDIFQIAWQREIEVQQKEVLYEANPMDEMRSDLHRVQALLLHSLHIQEDYWCQNARLRWLKNGDCNTRFFHASVRDKRSKLAVHRIKDEGGHGLKMRSELHKKRLTFFSGS